The DNA sequence TTCTCCCCACAGTGATGAATCTTTTGTGTAATCGGCTAGTCAACTCCACCTTCCCATGTTTCTTTGACAATTTGTAAACACATTGGCTCACGGAGCCAAGAGTTTTCAAACTTAAAGCATCGGTTAGCAGCAATTTTTATAGCATTACCTATCAACAGCAACAGAGGACAATGGTCTGATGTAGATACCTCTAGATTGAGCAGTTTGGCAATGGGGAACATATCTAACCAGTTTTGGGACACCACAGCACGATCAATTCTGACTTCAATCCACGCATTAGTACCCCTGCCCTTCTCCCACGTGAACGGATAGCCAGTTAATTCCAAGTCAATCAAGCCACAAGCATCCAAAGTCTCACAAAAACCTTCCATTAACCAGTTGGGATACGGATTGCCTCCCCTTTTATCAGTCTGAGAGGTTACATTATTTATATCCCCAACAATGCACCAGGGAAGAGTTGAACGATCTTTAA is a window from the Cannabis sativa cultivar Pink pepper isolate KNU-18-1 chromosome 1, ASM2916894v1, whole genome shotgun sequence genome containing:
- the LOC115713770 gene encoding uncharacterized protein LOC115713770, yielding MNVLSWNCHGLGNPWAIQFIKDLIVQKKPNLVFLCETLSKKETIEKLRVAINFEGAFSVDAQGKSGGVALLWRVEGDVNLLGFGQNYIDASILGGNKGYWRLTGLYGEPNRSLRGNTWTLMKTLKDRSTLPWCIVGDINNVTSQTDKRGGNPYPNWLMEGFCETLDACGLIDLELTGYPFTWEKGRGTNAWIEVRIDRAVVSQNWLDMFPIAKLLNLEVSTSDHCPLLLLIGNAIKIAANRCFKFENSWLREPMCLQIVKETWEGGVD